The Dioscorea cayenensis subsp. rotundata cultivar TDr96_F1 chromosome 18, TDr96_F1_v2_PseudoChromosome.rev07_lg8_w22 25.fasta, whole genome shotgun sequence genome includes the window TAAGTTGTAAGGTTCCACTGTTGGAGACTGAAATGTTAAATATCATATAAGTCATGACTCATGTGATGTTTTTCATTGGTTTCTCAACTTGCGGGTCCACTGAAAATGTAGTGTGTGCATGTCTACTCTACTCATATGTATTTTTCCAACCGTGAAAATGACCAAACTTCTTCTAATGAAGGCTTTCTTGTGGTTGGTTTGAATTTGAGTGTTGTTATGTTTGTAGTTTTGATGTAAAGCaagatattatatttttcattagagATACTGTAAGTCAAGTATTAGAAATCCGTCCAGCTGTAAGATTTGGACATTAATTTTcatctgttcttatttttctagaACTAGAAAGTTTGCTAACTCATGATAAAGCTTCCAAataaatatagttatatatgtgGTATTAGTGATCTTCGCCTTTGTCGTCTTTTTCTGATTAATATAGTTATGaactccttttcttttccagTATAATTCAATCTTCTGAATTTGAAGCACATCGCTTCAAGTTTTGCACTCACCGTTGGAGCTTCTCGCCGGAGGCCCTCTCGGACGCGTgtttctagggttagggttttgtatcGACCACCAAAGCCACTCAGGTATTGCCTTGTTCTAATCCTCTTTCGATTCTTTGCATTCAATTCGGTATGATTAGGGATTTTATTTGTATATCTTGAATTATTGGCTAAAAATCCATTTTTCTAGTGCGCATCTAGGGTTTTGCCTGCttgtttttatttggttattgGTTTGGTGAAGGGATGTGCCTGATTTCATATGCCGAAGTAAagctttttcctttctttatgGTATTGGTTTTCAAGGATTTTTGCCCCTTTATTTGTGGAAGATTGATTTGGTGTCTTTTcaatatgaaaatttatgtaGCAGTATAGTCCATGGGTTTGGATTTACTCTATGTTGCTAGTATTTATCATCAAGCTGCTAATGCTGGAGACTACCTTTGGTTGTAATGTATGATAAAAAATACTTGCAGTTTTTTCTTGGTATTGTTATTGGGTGTCCTTGATTTAAAGACCCGGTGGCAATATTAGTTTCGTTTAGAATTTCCAAGAggtcttgttttgattgttggTTTACTTAGAGGATGTAAATACACAACTTGGCTGTGATCCCTATGAGCTTCATATGATCTACCTTCTGTGAAAGGTGTGTTTGGTTCCTGGTAGTGGATACATGGAAGTTGGGATTGGCCACTTCTAAGTAACTCTAGACGATTGGTTGACTGTTGTTGAGGATCGAATTGGTGGAGGGAACTTTAACTTCTAAACCCCtccattttgttgttttaacttCCGAAGAAACGACAACTTTGATGGATACACAGTTGTATTACTTCCTACAACTAAGCGTTAAAAGTGATTGGCTTCGAGGCCTTTTCCTCAACCAACCAAACATCATGAATTGCAGATTCCACGTTAACTATGGCTTACTTCAATCCCATCACTTTTGAGGATTATTGAAAACCAAACATGCCTGAAGTCATTGTGAGAGTTACATGTCCTGGCTGGTGACCCATATGGAGAGAATTGCATAGGTGGATTTCTGCTAGAGAATCATTGCCTTCATTTTTTATCACCTCTTTTGTCATGTGCGCTGGGCGAAATGATCTGCCAATCTTTTCCTGTCCGAATAGCTTTCTCTTCATGAATTTGTGTGAAACTCTTGGTTTATGAagtcattattttttcttattttgtattaggtattgatgttatttttagaaatatttctATGTTTCTCCATAAACCATATTAAAACATGCTATATACTTAGTGTATTAGCAAAAcaatttgatatttgttattttaaacatgAAACTTGTGCTTGTAATGCCCACGCCCACACCCACATGCACACACACAGAGTAGAACGCACTTGAACTTAAATGTTAGATACTCTCCAATCTACACTTTGCTACTTGATACCTCTATTCCATGACCcgcattaatttaaaaactgaAGACAATGCCTAAGAGAATTGCGTGTGATAATGAATGACTGATAGTCTCCAACACTAGGATACTTTATACCTTTATCCATGTCCAACTAGAACTTGAAAAGCAAAAACCCTAAGAGAGTTACATGTGAAAAAATGATACATATATACATCCATCAATAGCTAAAATTAAATGTGGGTGCAATTTGGTTTTACTTCGCAAGTTGTAGGAAATTGGAGAGACACATAATTCCTCCCTCTTATAACCACTGTGCGAGCTGAGCGAGTGTGAATCAAAACATTCCCTTGTTAAGGGAGTGCATATATTTGTAAGAAGGCATATATTTGTTGGAAGCAAACTGCTTTTAGCACGCAGCAAAATTTTGTGTACTTACTATTCATGTATGTCCTGACTTATTTCATCAGGCACTAGGTGTGAACATAGAAACAGGAATTTATAGGGAGTCTAGGGATTTCATATCAAAATCATTAGAAAACACCATGCATCATGGTTTCTCACTGTGTAGATGAATAGAAACTAGAGTCCAGAATAgtaattttcatcaaaacaaaGATAACGTAGAATAAATAATTGAGACTATCATCTATGCAACGTGAAGAAATACTCACCTTCAAGTTCAATGTCGTTTTCATGAGCAGCTTCTAACATTGACATTCCAATTGGGACCTTGATAAGATTTTCCTCACCATCCTTGTCAACAAATGTCACAGATATCCTGTAAGATCAACCATGtttaattaagatttttttggCATACAAGTGCACTATCTTACAGCAGGAAGAAAGCCTAGTACCTTAAAAACGTGAAAACCTATTACAATTGGCGTAAAATGGAAATTCTGAACTCACAAAGACTTTAGTAGGTATTACTGCTAAAGTTGAAGAAGGCAGcatcaaatgaaaatattaaacataCACTTTTTCTCATACGCTTGAAGAAACATCGGCCAATAATCAACTTTGATCAACAAGAGTTCCAGAAGGTCAGAAAATCCAATTATGATGGTGTAACCgaataaaagattaaattgtGATGCAAGATAGCATTGGTAATAGCAAGGTAAATTTTTCcagtgagtacctaagtttggccttatattagtttgaatactaactttcaatttgtatcaaaatcagcaccaaattttaatttcatttctctagCTGGGTAATTATAGATTTCtagtggatttttggtgatgtggatgCCGGAAAGCTTGCGTGGATGCCCTGGGTCCACGTCACCGACTCACCAACTTAGCCTCTTAACCAATTTGGCTTTTTTTGTTTCCTCTCTCTCCAGAATACTGTAGCCCTGGTGATGTGGACCCAGGGCATCCACGAAAGCTTTCTGACGTcaacatcaccaaaaatccattggaaatccccaattaccctgccgaagaaatgaaattaaaatttgatgctcattttgatacaaattgaaaattggtgctcaaactgatataaggccaaacttaggtactcactgGAAAAATTTACCCGGTAATAGCACCTAGGGTTTTTGGGCAATCACGCGTAGAAGTTCTAAGATATCACACTTAGACAAACAAGACAATCACACCTACAAAGTagtgcaaactaaaaaaaaaaaatgcactcATTCTCTGATTTCTTAGAATATATCCATCTTTTATAGAGATCAGAAACTTGTTCAAGTAAAGTTTGAATAACTTAACTTAAAACAACCCGACATTTAAATTAATGACCACAACTTTACACCTTTTAAACCTAAACCTTGTCAAATAATAGTGCTAGATCATAATTGCATGAAATTAATTATGGACTTGCCAGTTTGTATTAAAAGATATATtgtattgaaaattaaaatttatatattttgcttGTATACCTTATTtgtagtattaattttttttgttgtaattataaaataattttccaaGTGATTATGttaagttaaattatttaaaatatttaaattgaccAGATATTGACCTTATTTACCCAATGGTTGAACCGATAACCCGATGACCCAGCACCTTGACCGGTTCAATGTCCGGTCCAATAATATTGGTActaattttatgaataatttaatacctcaattaaattaatttacaaaaatataaataatcaagaccattaaaaaaatatgttttccactaaaaataataaagaattttttttttcatcgtCATAAACATTTTctaataacaaattttaaaccACACGTGCGGGGTTATGTTACCCACcccttttgaaataattgtggGTGTTCCTGTGTTTTTGATTACCTGTTTTTTAACCCGCAAGTGTGGTTAGTTAACCACGTCTGCCACGTCTGCGGGGTTATGCCCTAAACTCTTACACACGATTTTCTTGCCCTTTTTCAAAACCCTTTTTCAAACGATTTTCTTGCCCTTATGAAAAGCTAAACCCTTTCAAATAATCTTTCTAATTTCTCTCTTCCaaaccacacaggcgtgggtactAGGTCTCTCTCTTCGTAATCACGCAAGCGTGGATACTGGCTCTCATCAGGTACTTATTCTTGTATGTTAAAATGTCAGTTTCATAGAAAATTGCtcatctgattttttttcttcttctttaccaGCATTTTCGGTTTTTGCTCAACAAACAAGAACTTCGGTGTTCGTGGGTTTTGGTGGTGATCaggtttgttttttattcagTTATGCATGTTTCTCTTTCATATGTTAAATTGCATTGTCTTTGATTCATTGATTTGTTCTTGTTAGAGTAGTTAATTTTGCATCATGTTCTACAATTTTAGgaatctaatttttttcaattaaattcaattgaATTGTATCTCTTAGAATTTGTAGCTTTCTATCATGTTGAAGTAGCTTGATTTGTTGATGTGTTTGAtcctagaaaaagaaaagcaaattaaaattcaattgaATTGTAGTTGTTGATTAATATAGTTAtgaactctttttcttttcccgtATTATGCAATCTCCTGAATTTTCTGTTTTCTCTGATGTTAAAAGCAACTTAATCATTAATCTTTTTGACTCTGGGAGATTAGTAACTTGATCATATTCTCTTATTCAATACCTGTTGGGCATTTAATGATTGAATTTGTATTATATGGGAATTGACAGCAATGACTACTATGATTACTTATGCTCATATGCCGGCATTGTAATTTGCTGATTTAAGCATTTAATCGACTGCATTTGAAGTAAATTGCTTGCAAATATTATCCGGTTAAAAGTATCTTTATATGGTTGCTTCTTTTGCTTGATATTTTGATGTGTTTTCTCTGTAATCTACAAATGTGTTGTTCTCTGTAATTAGCTACCTTTCAAAATGGGTATCATGTTACCAAATTAATGTCTTGCAACACAATGTCATGACATGGAACACTCTTGCTACATTCAAAATATATAGCAATTTTTGATGCACTTGTTGCTTTGATTTTCTTAAACACAATGTCCACTGCAGATTTCTGCAACAAGTTTCTTGTGTTCTATCAGCACGCTAGAATGGGTCGCACAATTAAGCAAAAAGAGTAAGTATAGATTGTTGTAGCACAGCATTTGCTGAAACATTAACACACACTTGACCAAATTCTCTCTAATTATTTTTGCAGGTTAGCTTGCAGATTTGTGGCTAACGGAAAAAGCCTAGAAGGGCTAATTATTAATGATCGTGCGAAACAAAAGCTTAAGGGAACGGGATTTGATAGTTTGTTACTACTCTCCTCCCAATTCAATATTCCAACAAATCTCCTAACAGCAGTAGTGGATGCATACAATATTGAAAGGAGATGTTTCAGACTAGGAGacactaatatattttttggattGGGTGATGTCTTGAGAATAATGGCAATACCAATAGATGGTAGGCCCATTATTGAAACAGATGAGGATCCCAGTGAATTATGTAAGGAATATTTTGGTGAGGACATATCTATAAATCCAGATGACCGTAAGGGTGGGATTACTCTTAAATCGCTAAGAAAATATTGTAATGATCGTAAAGACCACGCTCTAGAAGGACAAGACCTTGATTGCTACATCCGGGCGCTAGTTCTTTACTTAATAGGGTCGTTTATAATCCCTACAGGATCACATATTGTTGCTccagtttatcttttatttttgaagaataTAGAGGAGATTGGAAGTTATGCTTGGGGTGCGGCCTTATTAGCGAATTTGCACCGCCACCTTGAAAACCACATCAAATATAGAGGCTTTATATATGCCAACGTTCATTTTCTGACGGTGAGGATAaccttaatatttatagtttCATTTGTTTAGTAGTAGTTTTTCACCTTATATAAAATGGATTAACATTTTTTCCCCTTTACTTGTAGGTGTTTCTGTTGGAGCATATTCCCAAGGTTGCATATTATATACTCCATCCTGAGGAAAGAAATGGTCCTCCTATCGAATTTCCACTGATGGTTGGCTGGAACAAGAAGCttaaaaaatcaatgaagaagCAAGATCGGAAAAGCATCGAGTTTTTTagaaattgttttaatgaattaCAAGAAGATGATGTAAGTCAAGGGTTGCctcattattttcttaaaatgactttctcttttttctaaTTGTTCATGTTTAGATGTTTTAATGCAGATTGAATGGAAACCTTATGATAGGTTGCccaaagattttttatttgggTCATATGCTATACAACTTCCCTTGGAGCTTGCTTTCACatcattgttgtgtttggaaAGGGCTATCCTTCATGATCCAGGAGTGTCAAGTGGAAGACAACTCTTTTTTTCTGATAAGCTATTCAAGCTTCagctgtgtgacgctcatacgaAGCATGATGTTGGAACTAAAAGCAAAAGTAGGcagggaaaaaaacaaacatgggCTGTTGTACATGGTGAGTTTGTCAACGCATGGAATGATCGTTGGCAAAACTTGTACATTGACACGAATGATGCAGGTAATCCACGAGTGATGCAACATGTATGCTTGCTCAAATTACATTCgaataattattgatttattttatttaaatgtcaggtgaagaaaaagaaatagagacTGCAGAGCCAGCTGCACAATGGGCATCTGCTTGTCCAGCTGATGATATGCCTGAGGAGGCTTTTACTGAGCCAGCTGCACAAGGAATATCTTTTTCTCTAGCTGATGATATGCCTGAGAAGGTTTTTCTCGGGGTTGTTGCACGAGAGGTAAATGATTGGGTGAACTATTCAATTAGTCACCCACCTTTCAAGTAATTCCTATTTTAGTCACcatactttaaaaaattttaattggctACCTATACTTTAAATTCACACCTATTTAAGTCACCGGGCCTAACTCCGTCAACGGCGTTCCTACGTGTCTTGCCACGTCTCACCCAAAAGAATTTGCTCATGCCACCTGGAATGACACGTGGAGAAGTTTATTTTCTCCGCGCCAAAAAGCAAACATCCCATCTCCTTTCACCCTCGTGAAGATCAACACCATGACATTAGGGTTCTTCTAAGATGTTCCCCTTTTGAGAAGATCGACACTGAGAACGTTAGGGTTCTTCTGAGATTTTCCCTTTTGAGAAGATCGACACCCAGAATATTAGAGTTTTTTCTGAgatttttcccattttgagaACCCTTAGCCCTCGAAAAACATTGTTTTAGTGAGCTACATCATCGTTCGATGCTATGGCAACAAATGAGCAAGATCATGTTGATTTTCACTTTCATTCCTTGACATTTGCTTTTCCCTCACATGTATTAGTTATATATTACcatgttttcatttctgaaGTTTTGTTCCTTAATTTGTGGTTGATTTTAGGATTTACAGTTTTTTGGGTACAAAGATGTGGGTTTAGAATTCTTTCAGGTACAAATATAGATAAGGGTTagggattttttatttaatttgtagtTGATGAACACTAAAACTGTCCTGGAAAGGAAGCGGATGAACCAACTCCAAGTCCATCTAAGGTTGGGAGGAAAGGAGTACAAATGACTTGTCACAAATGTGGGAAATCAGGGCACAACATTAGAATATGTAGGGAGAATGTGGGGGGTAACAAAAGGCTACCCAAATTAAGTGtgagtaatttaaaattatttgcaaGGTTAGTTCGgattttgacaatattatttCTATTTCAGGTTAGAAGATCTGTAGGAGTAACTCCAAGGGAAAATTTAGCAGCAAGGAGGCAACATTCAGTACCGATGGTATGGatatttatgcttctttaatgaatgaaaattttgggATGAAAACTgaaaatgtgtgtgtgtatccAAACATCAGGGACAAACTAATGAGGAAAATGCTGATGGGCAACAGATAGTTGAACTGGGTGCATTTAGTGAggtggaaaaaaatattacaatccTTCATCTATACAATAAATGACTTATAATCAAAGATTTTCATTCTAGGTGAGAAGGGTTAGGGGGAGAAACCATAGACAACTTCCAACACCACCGCAGAGAATGAGGACCCAGGGGCAACCTCCAACATCACAAGTATGCATGATGTTTAATGTGTTTTTCTCTTAATGCTTCCTAAATTAGTTGTGGTTTGAGTAAtcgaaaaatataatttttttgattcatATGAGTCTATCCAAAGCATAACCAAAAATGAAATTGCAAGTCAAGGACAAAGAGAGGGCACAAGCACATTTGGAATGGTAaaactatgcctaacctctgctttgttatattttataaatgcacTAAATTATTCCTACACAGGGATTTAATCAAACTTCTACAAATGTGACAACAACCAATCAACCTAGAATTACACTTAGGTGGATGCCTGATGTGAGTCAGTTATCTTTGAAACCTAAATATATCTCTATTAAAGAGTTTCTGACATTATTTGTGAATATTATGTAGGGTTCTAGTCAAGTTACTCCCTCACAGCAGAATTTTGTCACAAGAGCTGTCAATATAAACACACATGAAGTGGCAAAGAGACCTCCCAATAGGCAAGTGCCATCAAGGTACATGGCAGGAAGACCACAAGCtgcaaaaagaagaaatattcaGGATGAAGGCAATTCTCAGAACAGTTACAGGAGATGTGAGGGAAAGGGAGGAAAGTGTTACTGGGGAGGTTGCTTATATTGTGTGAACTTGCACTCTTGATGATAACAAAGGAATCCATCAAAGTGAAGCAAACTGAAGACTCTGGTTCTATGCAAATTGACAGCTCACTGGATGGAACTTCACTTTACATGAAATTTTGGTTTATAGCCCCTGTGAATTAACATATTGTGCTGGGATCTTTCATTGTgataatgaaatatatgaaGATCTACTGGTTTTTCACATCCTACTGTAATGCCCTTCTATTGGATGTGGCAGTTTCACTTCTGCCAGGTCTGGGCAATGAAGAGATCAGTCTA containing:
- the LOC120282339 gene encoding protein MAIN-LIKE 2-like — encoded protein: MGRTIKQKELACRFVANGKSLEGLIINDRAKQKLKGTGFDSLLLLSSQFNIPTNLLTAVVDAYNIERRCFRLGDTNIFFGLGDVLRIMAIPIDGRPIIETDEDPSELCKEYFGEDISINPDDRKGGITLKSLRKYCNDRKDHALEGQDLDCYIRALVLYLIGSFIIPTGSHIVAPVYLLFLKNIEEIGSYAWGAALLANLHRHLENHIKYRGFIYANVHFLTVFLLEHIPKVAYYILHPEERNGPPIEFPLMVGWNKKLKKSMKKQDRKSIEFFRNCFNELQEDDIEWKPYDRLPKDFLFGSYAIQLPLELAFTSLLCLERAILHDPGVSSGRQLFFSDKLFKLQLCDAHTKHDVGTKSKSRQGKKQTWAVVHGEFVNAWNDRWQNLYIDTNDAGEEKEIETAEPAAQWASACPADDMPEEAFTEPAAQGISFSLADDMPEKVFLGVVAREVRRSVGVTPRENLAARRQHSVPMGQTNEENADGQQIVELGAFSEVRRVRGRNHRQLPTPPQRMRTQGQPPTSQHNQK